One genomic segment of Vagococcus intermedius includes these proteins:
- the gap gene encoding type I glyceraldehyde-3-phosphate dehydrogenase produces MTVKVGINGFGRIGRLAFRRIQEVEGIEVVAINDLTDANQLAHLLKYDTTQGRFNGEVEVKEDHFLVNGKEVKTLANANPAELPWGELGVDIVLECTGFFTSKEKAEAHLKGGAKRVVISAPGGNDVPTVVFNTNHDILTGDETVISGASCTTNCLAPMADVLNKEFGVVEGLMTTIHAYTGDQNTLDAPHKGGDLRRARAAAENIIPNTTGAAKAIGLVIPDLNGKLDGAAQRVPVATGSLTELVTILDKKVTVEEVNAAMKAASNESYGYTADPIVSSDIVGMTYGSLFDETQTKVMTVGDQQLVKTVAWYDNEMSYTAQLVRTLEYFAKLG; encoded by the coding sequence ATGACAGTAAAAGTAGGGATTAATGGATTTGGACGTATCGGACGCTTAGCTTTCCGTCGTATTCAAGAAGTAGAAGGTATTGAAGTAGTAGCAATTAACGACTTAACTGATGCTAACCAATTAGCTCACTTATTAAAATATGACACAACTCAAGGCCGTTTCAACGGTGAAGTAGAAGTGAAAGAAGATCATTTCTTAGTTAACGGAAAAGAAGTTAAAACATTAGCTAACGCTAACCCAGCAGAATTACCATGGGGCGAGTTAGGTGTTGATATCGTTTTAGAATGTACTGGATTCTTTACTTCTAAAGAAAAAGCTGAAGCTCACTTAAAAGGTGGAGCTAAACGTGTTGTTATCTCAGCACCAGGCGGAAACGACGTACCAACAGTAGTATTTAACACTAACCATGATATCTTAACAGGTGACGAAACAGTTATCTCAGGTGCTTCATGTACTACTAACTGTTTAGCTCCTATGGCTGACGTTTTAAACAAAGAATTTGGTGTTGTTGAAGGTTTAATGACAACTATCCACGCTTACACAGGTGACCAAAATACTTTAGATGCTCCTCACAAAGGCGGAGACTTACGTCGTGCCCGTGCAGCAGCAGAAAACATCATCCCTAATACAACTGGTGCCGCTAAAGCTATTGGCTTAGTAATCCCAGACTTAAACGGTAAATTAGATGGAGCAGCTCAACGTGTTCCTGTAGCGACTGGTTCATTAACTGAATTAGTAACTATCTTAGACAAAAAAGTAACAGTTGAAGAAGTTAATGCAGCAATGAAAGCAGCATCAAACGAATCTTACGGTTACACAGCTGACCCAATCGTTTCTTCAGATATCGTAGGCATGACTTACGGATCATTATTTGATGAAACACAAACTAAAGTTATGACTGTTGGCGATCAACAATTAGTTAAAACTGTTGCTTGGTATGATAACGAAATGTCATACACTGCACAATTAGTTCGTACTTTAGAATACTTTGCTAAATTAGGTTAA
- a CDS encoding sugar-binding transcriptional regulator, whose product MENQLELIEAIAPDLIKVVQERFTILRAIDWMAPVGRRTLAVKMGMTERVLRTETDLLKSLHLIDASKSGMTITSTGKTVLVGLESLMGHYSGMQQKERQLADYYNVERCIIVAGNSDDENKVLASFGSVVSQSLRTLLPDKENVIAVMGGTTMAAVAENMTDLDSNIRNNIFVPARGGIGETIGIQANSVSAMMASKTGGTTRPLYVPERVSHETYQSLLQEPFVQQVLGLIDESTCVIHSIGRALHMAARRGMTDVELVMLKDKGAVSESFGYFFDKDGQVVHKIPRIGLQLKDLEKIPYILAVAGGKSKAQAIDAYMKHAPKQTWLITDESAANEILKEETL is encoded by the coding sequence ATGGAAAACCAATTAGAATTGATTGAAGCAATTGCTCCAGACCTCATTAAGGTAGTTCAAGAGCGCTTTACTATTCTAAGAGCAATCGATTGGATGGCTCCAGTAGGTCGCAGAACATTAGCTGTTAAGATGGGGATGACCGAGCGAGTATTGCGGACAGAAACAGATTTATTAAAAAGCTTACATTTGATTGATGCCTCAAAAAGTGGCATGACGATTACTTCAACTGGTAAAACGGTATTAGTAGGGTTAGAGTCATTAATGGGACATTATTCAGGAATGCAACAAAAAGAACGGCAATTGGCGGATTATTACAATGTTGAACGTTGTATCATTGTAGCTGGTAACAGCGATGATGAAAATAAAGTATTAGCTAGTTTTGGTTCTGTTGTATCACAGTCGTTAAGAACGCTTTTGCCAGATAAAGAAAATGTGATCGCTGTAATGGGTGGCACAACAATGGCAGCTGTGGCGGAGAATATGACTGATTTAGATAGCAATATTAGAAACAATATTTTTGTGCCAGCACGTGGAGGAATTGGTGAAACAATTGGGATCCAAGCTAACTCAGTTAGTGCAATGATGGCGAGTAAGACCGGAGGCACAACACGTCCCTTATATGTACCAGAGCGTGTGAGTCATGAGACATATCAATCACTTTTACAAGAGCCTTTTGTTCAACAGGTATTAGGATTGATTGATGAATCAACTTGTGTGATTCATAGTATCGGTCGCGCTTTACACATGGCAGCAAGAAGAGGCATGACAGATGTAGAATTAGTTATGTTGAAAGATAAAGGCGCAGTCTCTGAATCATTTGGTTATTTCTTTGATAAAGATGGCCAAGTTGTTCACAAAATACCTCGTATTGGGTTACAGTTAAAAGATTTGGAAAAAATTCCTTACATTTTAGCAGTAGCAGGAGGCAAATCAAAAGCGCAAGCAATTGATGCTTACATGAAACATGCACCTAAACAAACATGGTTAATAACAGATGAAAGTGCCGCAAATGAGATTTTAAAAGAGGAAACTCTTTAA